A segment of the Serratia fonticola genome:
AATTCGCCCTTCTTCACCAATACTTTGCCGTCTGGATCGAGAATATCGGCCAACGCGCGGCCGTTGTTCTCCATCGCCACTTCTTCCGGCGCCGGGTTTTCTGGCGTCAGGTAATCCCAGGTCATGTTCAGTAGCTGTTCTGGCACGGCACCGCCGTCACGGCTGTACATCTCGCGCAGGCGCATCAGCACCCCCGCCAGGATTTCACCGTCGTTCAGTGCTTCCCCTGGGGCATCCGCGCCTTTCCAGTGCCATTGCAGCCAGCGGCCAGAGTTGACGATCGAGCCGTTCTCTTCGGCAAAGCAGGTGGACGGCAGGCGGAACACTTCGGTCTGAATCTCCGCCGGATTGACTTCGTTGAACTCACCGTGGTTCTGCCAGAAGTTGGAGGTTTCGGTGTTCAGCGGATCGATAGTCACCAGGAACTTCAGTTTGGCCAGCGAGGCCACCACCTTGTTCTTGTTCGGGAACGACGCCACCGGGTTAAAGCCCTGGCAGATATAACCGTTCACTTTGCCTTGTGACATCATCTCGAAGTACTGCAGGACGTCGTAACCTTTGTCCCACTTCGGCAACCAGTCAAAGCCCCAGCTGTTGTCTTTCTGCGCTTTATCACCGTAGAAACTCTTCATCATGCTGACGAAGAATTTCGGGTAGTTGCTCCAGTAGTTAACCTGCCCTGGCAACAACGCCTTCGGCGTGTTGGCTTTCAGGTAGCTGTCCAAGTCCGGCTGTTTCTCGGAAGGCAGCGTCAGGTATCCTGGCAGGCTTTGTGACAGCAGCCCCAGATCGGTCAGCCCCTGGATATTGGAGTGACCGCGCAAGGCGTTCACACCGCCACCCGCCATGCCCATGTTACCGAGCAGCAGCTGGATCATCGCCATGGTACGGATGTTCTGTGCCCCCACCGAGTGCTGTGTCCAGCCCAGGGCGTACAGGAACGAGGCCGTCTTGTCGTGAGCACTGGTCTCGGCGATATATTCACACACCTTCAGGAAGTCTTCGGTTGGCGTACCGCAAATATTGGTCACCACTTCTGGCGTGTAACGGCTGACATGCGCTTTCAGCATGTTCCACACGCAACGCGGGTCCGTGAGCGTGAGATCGCGCTTGGCAAAACCGTTCTCGTCGAGCTGGTAGTTCCAGGTGGTTTTATCGTACTTGCGATTTTCCGCGTCATAGCCACTGAACAAGCCATCATCAAAGGCGAAATCTTCCCGCACCAGCAGGCTGGCGTTGGTATAAGCGTTAACGTATTCGCGGTTGATCTTGTTGTTGGTGATCAGGTACAGCAAAACGCCCGACAGGAAAGCAATGTCGGTACCGGAACGAATTGGCGTATAGAAATCCGCCACAGATGCGGTACGGGTAAAGCGCGGATCGATGACGATCAGCTTGGCTTTATTATGAATTTTGGCTTCCATCGCCCAGCGGAATCCCACTGGATGCGCTTCTGCCGCATTCCCACCCATGACGATAATTAAGTCGGCGTTCTTGATATCAACCCAGTGGTTGGTCATCGCACCGCGACCAAATGTTGGAGCAAGACTTGCTACCGTTGGTCCGTGTCAGACACGCGCCTGGTTGTCTACGGCAAGCATGCCGAGAGCGCGACTAAATTTTTGTGTCAGGTAGCCGGTTTCGTTGCTGGAGGCTGAAGCGCACAGCATACCGGTAGTCAACCAACGGTTGACGGTGACGCCCTGTTCGTTGGTTTTGACAAAGTTGGCATCACGGTCTTCTTTCATCAGCTTGGCGATGCGGGTAAACGCGTCATCCCAACTGATCCGCTGCCATTTATCCGAACCCGGCGCACGATATTCTGGATATTTGAGCCGGCTTTCACTGTGGATGAAATCCACCAGACCCGCCCCTTTCGGGCAAAGGGCACCGCGGTTTACCGGATGGTCCGGATCCCCCTCGATATGGAAGATGCTCTCTTTGGCGTTTTTAGCGCCATCACCAAGGCTGTACATCAACAGCCCACAGCCGACGGAACAATAAGTACAGGTATTACGGGTTTCACGGGCGCGCAGCAGTTTATACTGCCGGGTTTCCGCTAACGCCACCGCCGGATTAAAGCCCAGCGCAGCGACCGTCGTCCCTGCCATACCGCCAGCACAGATCTTAAAGAACTGCCTTCTGCTGACCTGCATGGGAGTCTCCTTTCACTCTGGTTGTCACATTGTTTCAAATGACGCTTTCCCCCTGAAAGCGGGAAGCGCTAAAATCACTCATTCTTATGTTGGTTTGGCCCAGAAGGCCCTAACGACGCTGCGATAATACCATAGCGCAGGTGTGGTTGTTACAAACAGGTGCCAGTTAAGTGAACAAATTAGACCAAGAGCAACCTATAAATGAGAGCGAGCTCACAGGCTTGATCCAGGCCCCGGTTTATCAACGCGGGCAACTGACCACCACGCAGCAAGACTGGCTGGCGCAAGAGGTTCCGGTCGCGCTGGTTTATAACGGCATTTCTCATGTGGTGATGATGTGCACCCCCAAGGATCTGGAGGCTTTCGCCCTGGGTTTCTCCTTGTCGGAAGGTATTATCGACTCCCCGCGCGATATCTACAGTATAGATATTAATCCGACCTGCAACGGCCTGGAGGTGCAAATTGAGCTGTCCAGTCGCCGTTTTGCCGGTTTGAAAGCGCGTCGGCGCGCCATGGCTGGCCGCACCGGTTGCGGCGTTTGTGGCATTGAGCAGTTGGCAGATATCTTCCGCCCGGTCACGCCACTGCCCTTCACCCAGACCTTCTCACTGGCCAATCTCGATCGTGCCCTGGTCCAACTGCGCCAGGTACAAAACGTCGGCCAGCTCACGGGCTGTACTCACGCGGCAAGCTGGATCTCTCCGCAAGGGGAACTGCAGGGCGGGTGCGAAGACGTGGGCCGCCATGTGGCGCTGGACAAGATGCTTGGCATGCGCGCCCAACAGGGCTGGCAGCAAGGTGCCATTCTGGTTTCCAGCCGGGCCAGCTACGAGATGGTGCAAAAATCCGCCATGTGCGGCGCAGAGATTTTATTTGTGGTCTCTGCGGCCACCTCGCTGGCGGTGGAAATTGCCGAACGCAGCAACCTGACGCTGGTTGGCTTCAGCAAGCCCGGCCGGGCAACGGTGTTTACCCATCCACAGCGTCTGACCGATTAAGGTATAGCCCCACAATGAACAAGGCATTGATAATCATTTTCAATATCATTTAATTAATTATAATGCATCATGCTGTTTACGCGGTGCTCACTTCTACCCAATAGATTTCAAGTTGCAGCCAAGCAGCAAGCGCGTGAAGCCAACAACGCAGCGATTTGAAAGATGACGGGTATATTGTGCCGCCCAATCCCACTGGAGATGATGATTATGAGCTATTCACTGCCTTCCCTGCCTTACGCCTACGACGCACTGGAACCGCATTTCGACAAGCAGACGATGGAAATCCATCACACCAAACACCATCAGACCTACGTCAACAACGCCAACACCGTGCTGGAAGCTTACCCAGAGCTGGCTTCGCTGAGCGTAGAAGCACTGATCCAGGATCTGGATAAAGTCCCTGCTGACAAACGCACCTTCATGCGTAACAACGCCGGTGGGCACGCTAACCACAGCCTGTTTTGGAAAGGCCTGAAAACCGGCACCACGCTGGGTGGCGATCTGAAAGCCGCTATCGAGCGCGATTTCGGTAGCGTAGAGAAATTCCAGGAAGAATTCGAGAAAGCCGCGGCGACCCGTTTTGGTTCCGGCTGGGCCTGGCTGGTACTCAAAGGTGACAAGCTGGCGGTAGTTTCTACCGCTAACCAGGATAGCCCGCTGATGGGTGAGGCCGTTGCTGGCGCTTCAGGTTTCCCAATCGTGGGCCTGGACGTGTGGGAACACGCTTACTACCTGAAATTCCAGAACCGTCGTCCGGATTATATCAAGGCATTCTGGAACGTTGTGAACTGGGACGAAGCGGCAAAACGCTTCGCCGAAGCCAAGAAATAATTGGTTTGCCTCTGATGATGCCCGCTGATGCGGGCATTTTTTTGCCTGTTTCCCGCTAAAGTTTAACCAGCCTCTGTCGATAATTTGTTCACCAGACTAACGCCCATAGAAGGAAAATAGAATGGCGACACTGAAGACTTTGGCTGGAAAATTCGCCCATCTCACCGTAGGTAAAAAACTCGGGCTTGGATTTTTTCTAACGTTATTACTCACAGCGATAATCGCCAGCATTGGGACCACCTACCTCAACCTTATAGGGGCAAGTACCAACCGCATCAATTTCAGCTTTAATTTGACCGAAGAAATCAACCAGGCGAAGATCAGCAGGATAATGTTTGGCCAGACTTATCAGAAAGAGCATCTGCAAAAAAACCGTCTCCATATTGATAATGCGTCAAAACTGATCGCCAATGCCCATACGTTGGACTGGGACGCCGAAAGCCACAAAGATCTGGAACGTCTGGCCACCTTGATAGAGGAATACCGCCAGCAAGAGCTACTGCTCGGGAAAGCCGTTGCGGCGAAAAATGCCGTACGCGAAAGCTGGAATATGTCCGAAGTGCAGAGCACGCTGAACCAGGTTGAGCGCCAACTGACCGATGGTGATTTGCAGTTGGCTTTTAGTTATCTGAACCAAAAACTGATCTTCACCCGCTATAACGCACGTGGCCTGTTATTGAGTCTGAACCAAGAGGCCGAGACGACACTGATCAGATCTATTGAAGAGACAAAAAGCGCGGCAAATGCGATCTATCAGCGTTTAAACGACAGCCAACAAACGCAGCTGCGGCCGTTGCTCATTGCACTCGATGAGTATAAGTCGCGCATTGCCGCTTATCTGCCTGCTTATGAAAATGAGAAAAAGATCAACGTTCAGTTAGGCAGCATCGGTCTGGAAATTGACACTCTGGCCAATATCTTTATGAACAACGAAATGCAGGAGACACACGATAATATCAAGTCTGCGCAGTGGAGGATGGTCATCACGGCATTGATTGCTATCGTTGCCGGTGTGTTGGTCGCGTGGCGTATCAGCTTACAGATTACTCACCCCTTACACCACACACTGGAGTTGGCGCAACGCATCGCCACCGGAGACCTAAGCCAGACACCAACCAGTTCCCGGCGTGATGAAATGGGGCAGTTGCTGAATGCCGTGGCAACCATGAGCCAGAACCTGCGCGATATGATTGAGAAAATCCAGATGGGGGTCAGCCAGGTTTCTACCGCCGCCGGGGAAATTGCTGCAGGCAATACCGACCTCTCTTCACGTACCGAGCAGCAGGCCGCTGCCGTAGAGGAAACTGCGGCCAGCATGGAGCAGCTCACCGCCACGGTGAAGCAGAATGCCGACAACGCTCACCATGCCAATCAGTTGGCGACCGATGCCTCACAGACGGCACAGCAAGGGGGAAAATTGGTCAGTAACATGATCAACACTATGCGAGACATTTCCAGCAGTTCGCAGCGGATCGCCGAAATTACCACCTTAATCGACGGCATTGCCTTCCAGACGAATATCCTGGCCTTGAATGCCGCCGTGGAGGCCGCCCGTGCGGGTGAACAGGGGCGCGGCTTCTCGGTTGTCGCCAGCGAAGTGCGTAACCTGGCACAACGCAGCGCTCAGGCAGCAAAAGAAATCGAAGGGCTGATCACCGAGTCTGTCAGCCGAGTGCAAACGGGAACCGCACTGGTAGAAGATACCGGCAGTACCATGGAGCAGATCGTCCGCTCGGTCACTCACGTGCGCGATATCATGGCCGAGATTGCTGCCGCCTCTGATGAGCAAACCAGGGGCATCGCACAGATTGGTCAGGCTATTGTGGAAATGGACCACACCACTCAGCAAAACGCCGCACTGGTGGAAGAGTCTGCCGCTGCAGCCGACTCGCTGGAAGAGCAGGCCGAGATGCTGCTGCAAAGCGTGGCGGTATTCCGCCTGGCGGAGAACAGCGCCCCTGTCAGCGTGAAACCGCCTCAGGTTAAACAACCATCACGAGCCAAACAGCACACCTCCACTGACGAAGATAACTGGGCCACCTTCTAACGCCTCACCCGCTCGGTGTTTTCCGGGCGGGTTATTCTGTTCCTACCTGTAAACTCCGGCTATGCTAGGCGACACCATACTGTTTACCTGCTCTCAGTTCAGCCCATGAGGCAAGAATATATATCCTATGGATTTCAAGGCGCCAAGCTTGAAAGACGACAGGTATAGGAGACTAACATGCATCATCCAGAGCTTTATCTCGGTTCGATCCAACCCTATGCAGGCAGTCGGCCCAGCGCCATCGCCAAACGCCTGGTAGAAGGCGCGGTGAATCTCACCCAGCAAGGGCTTGAAGGGGACGAACAGGCTGAAAAAAGTTACCACGGCGGGCCCGATCGGGCGCTGTGCCACTACCCGCGCGAACATTACGATCACTGGCGCGAACAGTTTCCGGCCCAGGCGGAGCAGTTCTGCGCGCCCGCTTTTGGCGAAAATATTTCCACTCTCGGCCTGACTGAGCACAACGTGTTTATGGGCGATGTCTTCCGCTGGGGTGGCGCGCTGATTCAGGTTACCCAGCCGCGTTCGCCGTGTTTCAAGCTCAACTATCATTTCGATATCGACGACATTTCGGTATTAATGCAGCAAACCGGCCGGTGTGGTTGGCTGTATCGCGTAATTTCAACCGGCGCGGTCAGTGGCGAGCAACCGCTGGAGCTGGTCGCTCGCAACGGTGCAATCTCCGTTGCCGAAGCCATCAGCATTGCCTGGCACATGCCGTTCGACGAAGAGCAATACCGCCGGCTATTGGCCGTCGCGGGGCTTTCCGCCAGTTGGAGTAAAACTCTGCTGACACGGATTGCAACCGGCAAGATAGAAGACTTCAATCGCCGTCTGCTTGGTCGCTAATCGGCGCCAGGCAGAAGACATCTATCGACCTGGATTAGGGGGAGGCGTTATGGCTACATCACCTCATTCCATTCATCACGCGGCTGCGGCTGGCTATCAGGCCAATGCGGATCGCTACGTTTTAGGCCGCCCGGATTATCCGGCGGAGATCGCCGCGCCAACGGGTGGCAGAGGAAGAGGAGCTGCGGGGGAAGGAAACGCTCACGATGCCTTACCAGACCTGCGCGTTCTTTACGACCAAGGCCTGAGCATGCCCCTCACCCTAACCCTCTCCCACAGGGAGAGGGGACGGTCCGTGCCACCCGTTATTTTCTCCGCCAACCTAACCCCTGGCGAATGAAAAGATCGGTTTTACCCGTTAACTCCGTCATCAACCTGGACGCTGGTGAATGAAAAAACCGGTGTCACTCAGTTACGCCTGGCTAACCACTACACCGTACCAGCTCCCTCTCCCTGTGGGAGAGGGTTGGGGTGAGGGGAAATCAGAACGCTTTCTTGGCGTAGCCGGTAACCACTTTCAGGCCCATCTCGCGGCCAAGTGCGGTCATTGGGTGTACCACGATCAGGCCGCGTGCGCTTTTCTTCAATGCGCCCATATCCGCCTGCTCTTTCTTGGTGATCTCCCGGCTGAACGGCAGTTGGCTCAACTTTTGCGCTTCCGCACTCAGTTTCTCTACGCGCACGTTCTTCAAGCGCTCAATTTCCGTTGCCAACTTCTCTTTTTCTTTTTGGTGTTGCGCAATCAGATCGGGATTACCCTGCTGGATCACCACGGTATCTTTATGGTTCAGTGCATCCAGCAAATCGCTCAGGCGCTTAATCTCGGCTTTTTCTTTCTCTTTCATCGTCTCTGGCCTGTTTTGTTCTATGGCGTATAAAAATATTTCGCTAGTGTAGCAAAATGCACGGTAGGTTACTCCTTACCATGCGCAATTCCCGCAGGCACCTC
Coding sequences within it:
- the fdnG gene encoding formate dehydrogenase-N subunit alpha is translated as MQVSRRQFFKICAGGMAGTTVAALGFNPAVALAETRQYKLLRARETRNTCTYCSVGCGLLMYSLGDGAKNAKESIFHIEGDPDHPVNRGALCPKGAGLVDFIHSESRLKYPEYRAPGSDKWQRISWDDAFTRIAKLMKEDRDANFVKTNEQGVTVNRWLTTGMLCASASSNETGYLTQKFSRALGMLAVDNQARVUHGPTVASLAPTFGRGAMTNHWVDIKNADLIIVMGGNAAEAHPVGFRWAMEAKIHNKAKLIVIDPRFTRTASVADFYTPIRSGTDIAFLSGVLLYLITNNKINREYVNAYTNASLLVREDFAFDDGLFSGYDAENRKYDKTTWNYQLDENGFAKRDLTLTDPRCVWNMLKAHVSRYTPEVVTNICGTPTEDFLKVCEYIAETSAHDKTASFLYALGWTQHSVGAQNIRTMAMIQLLLGNMGMAGGGVNALRGHSNIQGLTDLGLLSQSLPGYLTLPSEKQPDLDSYLKANTPKALLPGQVNYWSNYPKFFVSMMKSFYGDKAQKDNSWGFDWLPKWDKGYDVLQYFEMMSQGKVNGYICQGFNPVASFPNKNKVVASLAKLKFLVTIDPLNTETSNFWQNHGEFNEVNPAEIQTEVFRLPSTCFAEENGSIVNSGRWLQWHWKGADAPGEALNDGEILAGVLMRLREMYSRDGGAVPEQLLNMTWDYLTPENPAPEEVAMENNGRALADILDPDGKVLVKKGELLSTFAHLRDDGTTASGCWIFAGSWTPAGNQMARRDNADPSGLGNTLDWAWAWPLNRRILYNRASADPAGKPWDAKRQLLEWDGTKWGGVDIPDYSAAAPGSDVGPFIMQPEGMGRLFAIDKMAEGPFPEHYEPFETPLGTNPLHPNVVSNPAARVFKDDLAAMGKSDKFPYVGTTYRLTEHFHYWTKHALLNAIAQPEQFVEIGEKLAEKKGIKQGDTVKVSSNRGFIKAKAVVTKRIRTLQVNGQEVDTIGIPIHWGYEGVAKKGFIANTLTPFVGDANTQTPEFKAFLVNVEKV
- the fdhD gene encoding formate dehydrogenase accessory sulfurtransferase FdhD, which codes for MNESELTGLIQAPVYQRGQLTTTQQDWLAQEVPVALVYNGISHVVMMCTPKDLEAFALGFSLSEGIIDSPRDIYSIDINPTCNGLEVQIELSSRRFAGLKARRRAMAGRTGCGVCGIEQLADIFRPVTPLPFTQTFSLANLDRALVQLRQVQNVGQLTGCTHAASWISPQGELQGGCEDVGRHVALDKMLGMRAQQGWQQGAILVSSRASYEMVQKSAMCGAEILFVVSAATSLAVEIAERSNLTLVGFSKPGRATVFTHPQRLTD
- the sodA gene encoding superoxide dismutase [Mn], whose translation is MSYSLPSLPYAYDALEPHFDKQTMEIHHTKHHQTYVNNANTVLEAYPELASLSVEALIQDLDKVPADKRTFMRNNAGGHANHSLFWKGLKTGTTLGGDLKAAIERDFGSVEKFQEEFEKAAATRFGSGWAWLVLKGDKLAVVSTANQDSPLMGEAVAGASGFPIVGLDVWEHAYYLKFQNRRPDYIKAFWNVVNWDEAAKRFAEAKK
- a CDS encoding methyl-accepting chemotaxis protein, which codes for MATLKTLAGKFAHLTVGKKLGLGFFLTLLLTAIIASIGTTYLNLIGASTNRINFSFNLTEEINQAKISRIMFGQTYQKEHLQKNRLHIDNASKLIANAHTLDWDAESHKDLERLATLIEEYRQQELLLGKAVAAKNAVRESWNMSEVQSTLNQVERQLTDGDLQLAFSYLNQKLIFTRYNARGLLLSLNQEAETTLIRSIEETKSAANAIYQRLNDSQQTQLRPLLIALDEYKSRIAAYLPAYENEKKINVQLGSIGLEIDTLANIFMNNEMQETHDNIKSAQWRMVITALIAIVAGVLVAWRISLQITHPLHHTLELAQRIATGDLSQTPTSSRRDEMGQLLNAVATMSQNLRDMIEKIQMGVSQVSTAAGEIAAGNTDLSSRTEQQAAAVEETAASMEQLTATVKQNADNAHHANQLATDASQTAQQGGKLVSNMINTMRDISSSSQRIAEITTLIDGIAFQTNILALNAAVEAARAGEQGRGFSVVASEVRNLAQRSAQAAKEIEGLITESVSRVQTGTALVEDTGSTMEQIVRSVTHVRDIMAEIAAASDEQTRGIAQIGQAIVEMDHTTQQNAALVEESAAAADSLEEQAEMLLQSVAVFRLAENSAPVSVKPPQVKQPSRAKQHTSTDEDNWATF
- the yiiM gene encoding 6-hydroxyaminopurine reductase, coding for MHHPELYLGSIQPYAGSRPSAIAKRLVEGAVNLTQQGLEGDEQAEKSYHGGPDRALCHYPREHYDHWREQFPAQAEQFCAPAFGENISTLGLTEHNVFMGDVFRWGGALIQVTQPRSPCFKLNYHFDIDDISVLMQQTGRCGWLYRVISTGAVSGEQPLELVARNGAISVAEAISIAWHMPFDEEQYRRLLAVAGLSASWSKTLLTRIATGKIEDFNRRLLGR
- a CDS encoding YibL family ribosome-associated protein, translating into MKEKEKAEIKRLSDLLDALNHKDTVVIQQGNPDLIAQHQKEKEKLATEIERLKNVRVEKLSAEAQKLSQLPFSREITKKEQADMGALKKSARGLIVVHPMTALGREMGLKVVTGYAKKAF